The window CTACGTTTTCAAGAAGAAGGAAACCGCATGCCCCGCCGTTCGATCCTCTCCGCCGCCGAGCGCGAAAGCCTGCTGGCGTTGCCGGACACCAAGGATGAGTTGATCCGTCACTACACGTTCAGCGAAAGCGACCTCTCCATCATCCGGCAGCGGCGCGGCCCGGCCAATCGGCTGGGCTTCGCGGTGCAGCTCTGCTACCTGCGCTTTCCCGGCGTCATCCTTGGCGCTGATGAGCCACCGTTCCCGCCATTGCTGAGACTGGTCGCCAACCAGCTCAAGGTCGGCATCGAAAGCTGGGACGAGTACGGGCAGCGTGAGCAGACCCGACGCGAGCACCTGGTCGAGCTGCAAACGGTGTTCGGCTTCCAGCCGTTCACGATTGGCCACTACCGGCAGGCTGTCCAGTTGCTGACCGAGCTGGCCATGCAAACCGACAAGGGCATCGTGCTGGCCAGAGCCTTGATCGAGCACCTGCGGCGGCAGTCGGTCATTGTGCCCGCCCTCAACGCCGTCGAGCGGGCGAGCGCCGAAGCGATTACCCGCGCCAACCGGCGTCTCTACGACGCCTTGGCTGAGCCGCTGACGGACGTGCATCGCCGTCGCCTCGACGATCTGCTCAAGCGCCGCGACAACGGCAAGACGACGTGGCTGGCCTGGCTGCGGCAATCCCCGGTCAAACCGAACTCGCGGCACATGCTGGAACACATCGAACGCCTCAAGGCGTGGCAGGCGCTCGACCTGCCCTCCGGCATCGAGCGGCTGGTTCACCAGAACCGGCTGCTCAAGATCGCCCGCGAGGGCGGCCAGATGACGCCCGCCGACCTGGCGAAGTTCGAGCCGCAGCGGCGTTACGCGACCCTGGTGGCGCTCGCCATCGAGGGCATGGCCACCGTCACCGACGAAATCATCGACCTGCATGACCGCATCCTGGGCAAGCTGTTCAATGCCGCCAAGAACAAGCATCAGCAGCAGTTCCAGGCATCCGGCAAGGCGATCAATGCCAAGGTGCGGCTGTTCGGGCGCATCGGCCAGGCGCTGATCGAGGCCAAGCAAGCGGGCCGCGATCCGTTCGCCGCCATCGAGGCCGTCATGTCCTGGGATGCTTTCGCCGAGAGCGTCACCGAAGCGCAGCGGCTCGCGCAACCCGAGGACTTCGATTTCCTGCACCGCATCGGCGAGAGCTACGCCACGCTGCGCCGCTACGCGCCGGAATTTCTCGACGTGCTCAAGTTGCGGGCCGCGCCCGCCGCCAAGGACGTACTCGACGCCATCGAGGTGCTGCGCAGCATGAACAGCGACAACGCCCGCAAGGTGCCCACCGACGCGCCGACCGAGTTCATCAAGCCGCGCTGGCAGAAGCTGGTGATGACCGACACCGGCATCGACCGGCGCTACTACGAACTGTGCGCGCTGTCGGAGCTGAAGAACGCGCTGCGCTCCGGCGACATCTGGGTGCAAGGCTCGCGCCAGTTCAAGGACTTCGAGGACTACCTGGTGCCGCCCGCGAAATTCGCCAGCCTCAAGCAGGCCAGCGAATTGCCGCTGGCCGTGGCCACCGATTGCGACCAGTACCTGCATGACCGGCTGACGCTGCTGGAAACGCAGCTCGCCACCGTCAACCGCATGGCGCTGGCCAACGAGCTGCCGGACGCCATCATCACGGAGTCGGGCCTGAAGATCACGCCGCTCGATGCGGCGGTGCCCGATACCGCACAGGCCCTGATCGACCAGACGGCGATGATCCTACCGCACGTCAAGATCACCGAATTGCTGCTGGAGGTAGACGAATGGACGGGCTTCACCCGGCACTTCGCCCACCTGAAGTCAGGCGACCTGGCCAAGGACAAAAACCTGTTGCTGACCACGATCCTCGCCGACGCGATCAACCTGGGCCTGACCAAGATGGCGGAATCGTGCCCCGGCACGACCTACGCCAAGCTGGCCTGGCTGCAAGCCTGGCACATCCGCGACGAAACCTACGGGGCGGCACTGGCCGAGCTGGTCA is drawn from Shinella zoogloeoides and contains these coding sequences:
- a CDS encoding Tn3-like element ISPa38 family transposase, producing MPRRSILSAAERESLLALPDTKDELIRHYTFSESDLSIIRQRRGPANRLGFAVQLCYLRFPGVILGADEPPFPPLLRLVANQLKVGIESWDEYGQREQTRREHLVELQTVFGFQPFTIGHYRQAVQLLTELAMQTDKGIVLARALIEHLRRQSVIVPALNAVERASAEAITRANRRLYDALAEPLTDVHRRRLDDLLKRRDNGKTTWLAWLRQSPVKPNSRHMLEHIERLKAWQALDLPSGIERLVHQNRLLKIAREGGQMTPADLAKFEPQRRYATLVALAIEGMATVTDEIIDLHDRILGKLFNAAKNKHQQQFQASGKAINAKVRLFGRIGQALIEAKQAGRDPFAAIEAVMSWDAFAESVTEAQRLAQPEDFDFLHRIGESYATLRRYAPEFLDVLKLRAAPAAKDVLDAIEVLRSMNSDNARKVPTDAPTEFIKPRWQKLVMTDTGIDRRYYELCALSELKNALRSGDIWVQGSRQFKDFEDYLVPPAKFASLKQASELPLAVATDCDQYLHDRLTLLETQLATVNRMALANELPDAIITESGLKITPLDAAVPDTAQALIDQTAMILPHVKITELLLEVDEWTGFTRHFAHLKSGDLAKDKNLLLTTILADAINLGLTKMAESCPGTTYAKLAWLQAWHIRDETYGAALAELVNAQFRHPFAEHWGDGTTSSSDGQNFRTGSKAESTGHINPKYGSSPGRTFYTHISDQYAPFHTKVVNVGVRDSTYVLDGLLYHESDLRIEEHYTDTAGFTDHVFALMHLLGFRFAPRIRDLGDTKLYIPKGDATYEALKPMIGGTLNIKHVRAHWDEILRMATSIKQGTATASLMLRKLGSYPRQNGLAVALRELGRIERTLFILDWLQSVELRRRVHAGLNKGEARNALARAVFFNRLGEIRDRSFEQQRYRASGLNLVTAAIVLWNTVYLERAANALRGHGQAVDDGLLQYLSPLGWEHINLTGDYLWRSSAKIGAGKFRPLRPLQPA